CAATTTTCCTTGCTGCtgaataggatttttttttttttttttcctaccgcATAATAAGCAAAATTCTAAACATCATCCATTTTCACTATTATGGGCTTTactcttgaaaattttgtcaaGCCCAAAATTAGGCCTTTCAAGTTTTAAAGTGAGCGGAAACGGCCGAATGACTCAAAAGTCCATTCAGCGGAGATTTCTATGCTTCTACGCCTTCTGGGCTCTGATCAAATaagattgattgattgattccACTGGGTTCATAAGCCACCCAATCCTGTAGTGACACGTAgcgaaaacaatgaacaatttggAAATAGCCTATAGCCCGAGGCAGAGGTAGCAACTAGCAAAGCAAAGTGAGCAAATATTTCTTTCATTAGAATCCACGTCTTGCTGTTCTCTCCGTTTGTTCAAATCTCCCTTTTACGTCGCCGTTTTGCCACCAGATTATCGGTACTATTCCTCTCCATTCTCGTTCAATTTCTCATCGATGCCGACCTCTTTTTCTCTGAttcttctgaattttttttttgtccctcGATTTTGACGGATTTATGTGTATAAATTTtgtatatgattttgtttttttggggaTCGATAGGGTGTAATTTATTTTAGCTGGTTATGTGCTGttcatacattaaaatattaacgACTTTGAAAATTAGAACCAATATGGTTTAGCACagaatttgattttgaatataAATTCATGTGGTCAATTTTGATTACTCTTGTGAATCCATAACCGAGACCCCAAAGTTTTGGATCAACAAAACTTGGGTGCAGTTCCTTAATTACTATATTTTAGGTTATTTGGAtatctaaataaattaaaccATATAGTTACATTGACTAATAAACCAcattgttgaatttaattatctttACAGAACCATGTGTTGCACTGATTAATAGTCAATACAGCTTTGTCAGCTACACGGTTGAATCTAAGGTACAACGTCTAAGGAACTGTActtaaattttatccaatttattaagaatgacatatgttcatttTGCTATGAATGAATAGgttcatttttgttattgaaaTATTGTACTCGAGATACTGAAAGCATTGTCCTTCTTGGTATAAATTATTCAATGATGTGATTTAGAAACAATTAGGAGTGCTCCATAGAACATTTATTTGTTACTTCTGtgctttatattttaaaatgtccCAAAAGTTTGTTGAAGGTTCGGTTTCAATCACGAATAATTCATTAATATCTTTCTCAAAGTAGGTGTGGCGGGACATAAAGATTCAATTGCAGCAGAGAAAAAATCAAGCGAGGCCATGGATAACATACCAACCTTCAATGCTGAGCATCTTCAAAGTAATATGAAGACTGTCTATTACAGGTTTGTTTTTAACGTTTGATGAAGTGAAACTAGTCTAATTGACTGAATTATAGACTAATACATTACACAGCGGTGTCGAATACTTTAATAATGTTAAGGCGCGACTTAATAAATGATGGAGGGGACGATTGTCTGCTGTACCTAATGAGTTTTAATAAAAGGCTTATTCGGTGTATCATATATAGTGGATTTGAACTTTCCTGGATGTGGTGCCTAGGGACATTCTAAAATGCAATAATATATGAAGTAAAAAATCACTTCTAAATTTGTTTTCTTGTAGGTAGAATCTAAGTatttaacgtttttttttttttttttttgcagccGGACTTTTCTGTCAATTATTGGCGGGGTCATTGCTGGAATTATGGGGTTCACAAGCTTGActgggtttattttttatttcctaataATGGCAATCACTTCAGTTGGGCTACTAGCAAAGGCAGGGTTTACAGTTCATTCATACTTTGATAGCTGGAACCGGGTTTTACTTGATGGCTTTTTGGGCGGGCTTATGGTATGGCTCTTTATTATTAGTTCTTGTTcatctcttttgttttttctctttatttatttataatttttattacctgTTTGCTTAGGGCTTACCTCCTCCATCTCATTTTTGCCTTGATTATTTTACTTTAAGAAGTTCCAACTTTCTACTGTGCATTGTTGATTCACTTctatttttaacatattttctCAATTAAGGGGAGGCTCAACAGAGATGAATCTTACTTTTCAATTTATTGCCTCTGGAACTATAATTGATACTTTGGCTTTTCTCACGTTTCTGGTTGTTGATCAGATCCAAACCTGGTTAATGAGAACACTCTGGAAGTGTTTGAAATTTGTGTTCAATTCTCCTAGCCTCCTCCAAGCAAATAATTGTGcatgctttcttctttttgattgAGTGCCCTAttgtttatttctcttttttgcaACTTCTTGTGAATGATGTTAGCCTCAGGAAGTTACTTAGGTTGGTTTAAGATGAATCTGTTGATAGGGAAAAACTTCTGCCTTCGATTATGCTTTGTTATTAAGTTCATTAGTAAGAGATTTTCTGTTTTTCATAGCTTGACCTTGTTGGCAATTGGCCAATCCATTCTCTTGCAATAAATTATCTGAGAACTTATATCTGACTGAAGAAAAATGCTTATTATCTCGTTGGGATAGGTTTTGTTATTTGTGCTTGGAACTCAGAAATTTTGAGTCTTTGATTACTGATAAAAATATCTAATTAATGCTAAattgaagagagaatgacttTTTCAGGatgtcaccaaaaaaaaaaagggaagctTACTCATTGGCCATTTAATTTATGTTGTTTGTTTGACTTATTCATGTATACATGTCAACATTACAATGTAATTCCAACTTTCTATTATCTTCTTGAcatcttgttttttttattttgcagtCATTTGTGCTTTTCTGGACGTATCCTTTCTAAATGTTGAGTATTTACTAGTAATGGAATAAATTTTGGACTATTGCTATTGTTTTTATACACTTCTAATAATGACAGTGGAAGTAGGGCTGAGACTAGAATTAGTACTATCTAATCTTCTCtgaagtgaaaattttgtgCAAGACAACCTGATTTGACAGCCCAATTAATGTTGGGGTTGTTGAGAGAGAGGACTAAGGGTAAAGTTTCTCTACCGACTTCATCAATTCATCATGAATCCAATTTggaaatatatgaaaaaatcaaatatttttggCAGCACCTGGTTCGTGCTATTAAACATTTGGCATGATTGTTctgaacttttcttttttttcagcCCCATGTTAGTTAATCGCACTGATACCTTACTGAAACATTCTCTGGAAATTACTAAAGATTCTTAAGTATTAGCTCaagttttttattcttgttattgtctcatttttttggtagattttttgttttatattttctgCATTCCTTGACATAAGAAGATTTGCCTATGACTTGGTGCACATATTCTGATGGATTTATTGCTAAACGGGAATGGAGGAAAGCTATGATGTTGCAAATGCTCTAGCTGTGATGCTTCTACATGGGGCTTGGAAATAGATTTAATAGTTTTGTATCAGTTTTTATGACATTGTGTGGTTAACCCAAGTGTACCTTAATCttgcctcttcttttttcttctaagTTTTCATGAATACTATTTGGCTGGAGAGAAATGTGTTAAGAGTGGTTCGCTATTGCTGGCAATCTGATGAGAAGGAAATTTTGTATGAAAGCTGCTCAGCACAATGGCTTACACTCAgcaacaccttttttttttcttctttcaattgAGTTTGTACTTTGGATTATGCATGTCAGTCAATCTTTGTGAGGTGTCAAGAGTACTCgtgaattaaaagaaaaatataaccttttttGTAATAAGCATGAAGGTTTACGACTTTGTAAACAAATAGAAAGACTTTACGACTCGTGAAAGTGGCAATTTAGTGATGAGTTACCACTTGTTTTAATATTATAAGCCACTTTAACTCCTTTATGTGGATGTTCAAATTCAAAGTTAGGTATTGAATTAGGAATGTGTTAAACACCAAACCTTGTTTGGTAGTATGGACTCCATAAAGGCATATGTAAATACTTCAAGGTTTTGTTAAAtggatgaaaatttaaaaattcaagtAATTGTAACTCTTGAGGgtaaaattgtttttcattatgTACAATCATCTAtaatgttaaattaaaaaataaaaataaaaatgagagacTCAAGAGTTCAATTTAAAGAAGGATTggaatttcaaataataaaatggtCACTTTTAGCAAAAGGACTATGACTGATTGAAAATCATGCAATTTCAAC
This genomic stretch from Castanea sativa cultivar Marrone di Chiusa Pesio chromosome 1, ASM4071231v1 harbors:
- the LOC142622797 gene encoding uncharacterized protein LOC142622797 yields the protein MDNIPTFNAEHLQSNMKTVYYSRTFLSIIGGVIAGIMGFTSLTGFIFYFLIMAITSVGLLAKAGFTVHSYFDSWNRVLLDGFLGGLMSFVLFWTFAYDLVHIF